In a genomic window of Quercus lobata isolate SW786 chromosome 4, ValleyOak3.0 Primary Assembly, whole genome shotgun sequence:
- the LOC115983303 gene encoding putative UPF0481 protein At3g02645, with protein MDPDQLIIDIPQTYEPDKHKCFIYKVPPELRKVNHDAYTPMLISIGPFHHKDENLKNMERLKLRYFEDACHRTKKSREELARCIGKNEETIRHYYAESFDISPKDFIAMILLDSIFIIEHLWRTKRTSLKSCSSNGTSSSQIEECFLDEQNPRLSYSIFQDLILLENQVPFFVLEDLYNSAYGDLPDQHTTYQQYGHKDKSFHKLVLDYFLHFWEDFGLNCSFDDDEKIFPGKEKQVGHFIDFLRYLLLPCNRKCGESIKRLRCATKLAEAGVEFREVPDRLFHDIQFQKSRLLQKCPCLNLSWLLSCFPCFKCLENMQPVLEIPSFTVGDVTERFYRNLMAFEQCHYLEEAYICNYIVLLDHLIKLQKMWICLLRKRCLLTG; from the coding sequence ATGGATCCTGATCAGTTGATTATAGACATTCCACAAACGTACGAGCCTGACAAGCACAAGTGTTTCATCTACAAGGTTCCACCGGAACTCCGCAAAGTAAATCATGATGCCTACACTCCAATGCTAATTTCAATTGGCCCATTTCATCACAAAGACGAAAATTTGAAGAACATGGAAAGACTGAAACTGAGATATTTTGAGGATGCCTGTCATCGAACCAAGAAAAGCCGGGAGGAGCTTGCCAGATGCATTGGAAAAAACGAAGAAACTATTCGTCATTATTATGCGGAGAGCTTTGATATCAGCCCCAAAGATTTCATTGCTATGATTCTTTTGGATTCTATTTTTATCATTGAGCACCTGTGGAGGACTAAGCGAACCTCGCTAAAGAGTtgtagctcaaatggcacttcctctTCTCAAATAGAAGAATGCTTCCTAGACGAGCAAAACCCAAGGCTAAGCTACTCTATCTTTCAGGACTTGATATTACTTGAGAATCAGGTTCCATTTTTTGTTCTCGAGGACCTGTATAATTCTGCCTATGGTGACCTTCCTGATCAACATACAACATACCAGCAATATGGTCACAAAGATAAGTCCTTTCATAAGCTTGTCCTTGattactttttacatttttgggaAGATTTCGGTTTAAATTGCTCTTTCGATGATGACGAGAAAATATTTCCCGGTAAGGAGAAGCAAGTTGGacattttattgatttcctGAGATATCTTCTCCTTCCATGCAATCGGAAATGTGGAGAAAGTATTAAACGTCTACGTTGTGCAACAAAGTTGGCTGAGGCAGGAGTGGAATTTAGAGAAGTCCCAGATAGACTCTTCCATGACATTCAGTTTCAGAAGAGTCGCTTATTGCAGAAATGCCCATGTTTAAATTTGTCCTGGCTCTTGAGTTGCTTTCCATGCTTCAAATGCTTGGAGAACATGCAGCCTGTCTTGGAAATCCCATCCTTTACAGTAGGGGACGTGACTGAACGTTTTTACAGAAATCTCATGGCCTTCGAACAATGTCATTATCTAGAGGAAGCTTACATCTGTAATTATATTGTGCTATTAGATCATCTTATAAAACTGCAGAAGATGTGGATTTGCTTGTTGAGAAAAAGGTGCTTGTTAACTGGCTAG